Proteins encoded by one window of Candidatus Limnocylindrales bacterium:
- a CDS encoding M90 family metallopeptidase, whose translation MFRALKERRRRRLRETPPDAAWEAMLERRLVLYRRLPPADRSELAGHMHVLLAEKNFEGCGGFEMTDEAKALIVAQASLLLLHRESDYYPALQSVLVYPDAYVVPVQYEAGGGMVVEEHVDHIGESWQTGSLILSWKDVLLGAAGRDRGCNVVLHEFAHQIDAETGDTDGTPPIADPELAARWTQVFEREYEKLCEMADRRRRTFIDEYGATHPSEFFAVATEHFFMEPAAFAKRHAELYRVLSAFWQQDPARW comes from the coding sequence ATGTTTCGTGCCCTCAAGGAACGCCGCCGCCGCCGCTTGCGCGAAACTCCGCCTGACGCGGCATGGGAGGCAATGCTCGAACGCCGCCTCGTGCTGTACCGCCGGCTTCCGCCCGCCGATCGAAGCGAGCTTGCCGGGCACATGCACGTGCTGCTCGCCGAGAAAAATTTCGAGGGTTGCGGCGGATTCGAGATGACCGACGAGGCGAAGGCGCTGATCGTCGCGCAGGCCTCGCTCCTGCTGCTCCATCGCGAGAGCGACTACTACCCCGCGCTGCAGAGCGTGCTCGTCTATCCCGATGCGTACGTCGTGCCCGTGCAGTACGAAGCCGGCGGCGGCATGGTGGTCGAGGAACATGTCGATCACATCGGCGAGAGCTGGCAGACCGGCAGCCTGATCCTGTCGTGGAAAGACGTCCTTCTCGGCGCCGCCGGCCGCGACCGCGGCTGCAACGTCGTGCTGCACGAATTCGCGCACCAGATCGACGCGGAAACCGGCGACACCGACGGCACGCCGCCGATTGCCGATCCCGAGCTTGCTGCACGCTGGACGCAGGTGTTCGAGCGCGAGTACGAAAAACTCTGCGAGATGGCCGACCGCCGCCGCCGTACGTTCATCGACGAGTACGGCGCGACGCATCCGTCGGAATTCTTCGCGGTCGCGACGGAGCATTTCTTCATGGAGCCGGCTGCGTTCGCGAAGCGGCATGCGGAGCTGTACCGCGTGCTCAGCGCGTTCTGGCAGCAGGATCCGGCGCGGTGGTAG
- the pyrF gene encoding orotidine-5'-phosphate decarboxylase translates to MTVRSAGLRERARERLIFALDVSTAREAGVLVRQLRDSVGMFKVGKQLFLREGPRIISYIRERGAEVFLDLKFHDIPQTVARASVEATRLGVAMFNVHASGSTPMMREAVRQVRRACRTEHLRRPRMLAVTVLTSLSATELTSVGVSAPVEDQVLRLALLAMESGMDGVVASPHEIRVIREACGPRFLIVTPGIRRTADDKGDQTRVNGPAEAVAAGADYVVVGRPIREANDPRMEAELIIDEIAEALLNRRRI, encoded by the coding sequence CGCGAGCGTGCGCGCGAGCGCCTGATCTTCGCGCTCGACGTTTCGACCGCGCGCGAGGCGGGAGTTCTCGTCCGCCAGCTTCGCGACAGCGTCGGCATGTTCAAGGTCGGCAAGCAACTCTTCCTTCGCGAAGGCCCGCGCATCATCTCGTACATCCGCGAACGCGGCGCCGAGGTCTTCCTCGATCTCAAGTTCCACGACATCCCGCAGACCGTTGCACGCGCATCGGTCGAGGCCACGCGGCTCGGCGTCGCGATGTTCAACGTGCATGCGTCGGGCAGCACGCCGATGATGCGCGAGGCCGTGCGCCAGGTTCGCCGCGCATGCCGCACCGAGCATCTGCGGCGGCCGCGCATGCTTGCCGTCACGGTGCTGACGAGCCTTTCGGCAACCGAGCTGACCAGCGTCGGCGTGTCCGCACCGGTCGAGGACCAGGTGCTCCGGCTCGCGCTGCTCGCGATGGAATCCGGGATGGACGGCGTGGTTGCGTCGCCGCACGAGATCCGCGTGATCCGCGAAGCGTGCGGCCCGCGCTTCCTGATCGTGACGCCGGGAATCCGCCGCACCGCCGACGACAAGGGCGACCAGACGCGCGTCAACGGCCCCGCCGAAGCCGTTGCCGCCGGCGCCGATTACGTCGTCGTCGGACGGCCGATTCGCGAAGCCAACGATCCGCGCATGGAAGCCGAGCTGATCATCGACGAGATTGCCGAAGCGCTGCTGAATCGCAGACGCATCTGA